Proteins encoded within one genomic window of Cucumis sativus cultivar 9930 chromosome 3, Cucumber_9930_V3, whole genome shotgun sequence:
- the LOC101204074 gene encoding IRK-interacting protein gives MKNITPSSSPFSSIIHNTDRTEEEEEEDEFNRATPTSGTDAGPKHHPTPLHLYGGDGVLPKRSIKKHPDSAASVSTGSVSCSKCRPHAREKFSVVPLDNNGVAKQFFSMASPNGMLKSIVSSLTRKSPKPINEGTDLAAREEHWKIALGEISHKLIQATRKRDEAILEASRLKYSMSELEKKLNKLEIYCHTLKSELDECASNPRKTKPEVQKNSDSISDKIIENFLSSVSESRSSVRQLSRSLAMQLRQIGGKIYERIQFLLQSQDIKIPLSKNLKTSLIFHLEAILNRAFFEDFETIGFQKNSPNQILNPSDRTEANIASFNRLHRLSWEEVLSKGTRHFSEDFSRFCDRKMSDIVAMLEWNRAWPEPLLQAFFAAAKSVWLVHLLATAVHPSLPIFRVDSGVRFDGVYMEDIAGEKARELAPATVRIMLSPGFYVFDNLIKCKVVCRYHINLNH, from the exons atgaaaaatatcactccttcttcttcaccattcTCCTCT aTCATTCACAACACTGATAGAActgaggaggaggaggaagaagatgagttCAACAGAGCAACTCCAACTAGTGGTACGGACGCCGGACCAAAGCACCACCCAACACCGCTTCACCTTTACGGCGGTGATGGGGTTCTTCCTAAACGCTCCATCAAGAAACACCCGGACTCAGCGGCTTCCGTCAGCACCGGATCGGTATCCTGCAGTAAGTGCCGACCACATGCTCGAGAAAAGTTCTCTGTAGTTCCGTTGGACAACAATGGCGTCGCTAAACAGTTTTTCTCAATGGCGAGCCCTAATGGAATGCTGAAGTCAATAGTCTCTTCGTTGACAAGAAAAAGCCCTAAACCGATTAATGAAGGAACGGATTTGGCGGCGAGAGAAGAACATTGGAAGATCGCTTTGGGAGAAATTTCGCATAAGTTAATCCAAGCGACGAGGAAAAGAGATGAAGCGATTCTTGAAGCTTCGAGGTTGAAATACTCCATGTCGGAATTGGAGAAGAAACTTAATAAGCTTGAAATCTATTGCCATACTTTGAAATCTGAACTCGATGAATGTGCTTCGAATCCGAGAAAAACTAAACCAGAAGTTCAAAAAAACAGCGATTCGATTTCAGATAAGATTATAGAGAATTTCCTATCGTCAGTTTCTGAATCGCGTTCGTCGGTGAGGCAATTAAGCCGATCATTAGCAATGCAACTCCGTCAAATCGGAGGGAAAATCTACGAGAGGATTCAATTCCTTCTACAATCTCAGGACATCAAAATCCCTCTCTCGAAAAACCTTAAAACTTCACTTATCTTCCATCTCGAAGCTATTCTAAACAGAGCATTCTTCGAGGATTTCGAAACGATAGGGTTTCAGAAGAACTCACCGAATCAGATTTTAAACCCTTCGGATCGGACTGAAGCGAACATCGCGTCGTTTAATCGGCTCCACCGGCTGAGTTGGGAGGAGGTTCTGAGCAAAGGAACGAGGCATTTCAGTGAAGACTTCAGCAGATTTTGTGATCGGAAGATGAGCGACATTGTTGCAATGCTGGAGTGGAACAGAGCTTGGCCGGAGCCACTACTTCAGGCGTTCTTTGCAGCGGCGAAGAGTGTTTGGCTTGTTCATCTTCTTGCTACCGCCGTTCACCCGAGCTTGCCGATATTTAGAGTGGATTCCGGCGTGAGATTCGACGGGGTTTATATGGAGGATATCGCGGGTGAGAAAGCAAGAGAACTTGCTCCGGCGACGGTGAGAATAATGTTGTCGCCGGGATTTTATGTGTTTGATAATTTGATTAAGTGTAAGGTTGTGTGTAGGTATCATATTAATCTTAatcattaa